In one Streptomyces sp. T12 genomic region, the following are encoded:
- a CDS encoding TetR/AcrR family transcriptional regulator has translation MTVPAPAHGTLKSTKWIRASRQRAILRATYEVLAESGYEGLRYEAVAARARASKATLYRHRRTKGELVTVAVRASHVTSLAVPDTGTLRGDLVASVDGLAELASGQKGAVIAGLFLAVRHDAELAAGIRPLAMLEESPGRVICARAEKRGELPPGHDARLVDEIVLPLLTVKQSCEETP, from the coding sequence ATGACGGTGCCGGCACCGGCGCACGGGACGCTGAAATCCACTAAGTGGATCAGAGCCTCCCGGCAGAGAGCGATCCTGCGCGCGACGTACGAAGTGCTCGCCGAGTCGGGTTATGAGGGTCTGCGCTACGAGGCAGTGGCGGCCCGCGCCCGTGCGAGCAAGGCCACGCTGTACCGTCACCGGCGTACCAAGGGCGAGCTCGTCACCGTCGCCGTTCGCGCCTCGCATGTGACGAGCCTTGCGGTGCCGGACACCGGCACACTGCGCGGCGACCTGGTGGCCTCCGTGGACGGTCTCGCCGAGCTGGCGTCCGGCCAGAAGGGTGCCGTGATCGCCGGTCTCTTCCTCGCGGTGCGCCATGACGCCGAACTGGCAGCAGGAATACGGCCGTTGGCGATGTTGGAGGAATCGCCCGGCCGAGTGATCTGCGCCCGGGCCGAGAAACGCGGCGAACTGCCACCCGGCCACGACGCCCGCCTGGTCGACGAGATCGTCCTGCCGCTGCTCACCGTGAAGCAATCATGTGAGGAGACACCGTGA
- a CDS encoding zinc-binding dehydrogenase, which yields MRALVLDRPGPCDTLRLANLPVPEPGPGQVRIRVEACGLNPSDYQRAAYGIPEWTWPAVLGLDVVGTVHTLGPGVTNVRAGHRVAYHADIRERGGFAEYTLADATVLAPVPIGLDPTEAAALPSAGLTAYQAVARRLHVAAGDTVLVTGGAGGVGGFAVQLAALTGARVFATASAPNTAHVKGLGAEAVVDHRTEDIPSRVRELTGGRGVDAVVDTVGPDSANACLGLLVHGGGLAAIAGRPDLSVVPPFSMAPSLHEIALGAAYTVGDERSRRQLSTMLTELLGMAADGRLDPMVTRTLPLEDVPAALTELAGRRVRGKLVQVFA from the coding sequence ATGCGCGCTCTGGTTCTCGACCGGCCCGGCCCATGCGACACCCTGCGGCTCGCGAACCTGCCGGTCCCCGAGCCCGGACCGGGGCAGGTGCGCATCAGGGTCGAGGCCTGCGGACTGAACCCGTCGGACTACCAGCGGGCCGCCTACGGCATCCCGGAGTGGACCTGGCCGGCCGTTCTCGGACTGGACGTCGTGGGCACTGTGCACACACTCGGTCCGGGAGTGACGAACGTCCGCGCGGGGCATCGCGTCGCGTACCACGCGGACATCCGCGAGCGCGGCGGCTTCGCGGAGTACACCTTGGCGGACGCCACTGTCCTGGCGCCGGTGCCGATCGGCCTCGATCCGACGGAAGCCGCTGCTCTGCCGTCGGCGGGCCTGACGGCCTATCAGGCGGTGGCGCGCCGTCTGCACGTCGCCGCGGGGGACACCGTTCTCGTCACCGGTGGTGCCGGGGGAGTCGGCGGCTTCGCGGTCCAGCTTGCCGCACTGACCGGAGCAAGGGTGTTCGCCACCGCGTCCGCCCCCAACACCGCGCATGTGAAGGGACTCGGCGCGGAAGCCGTCGTCGACCACCGCACCGAGGACATACCTTCTCGTGTCCGGGAGTTGACCGGCGGCCGGGGTGTGGACGCGGTGGTCGACACGGTGGGCCCGGACTCAGCCAATGCCTGCCTCGGTCTCCTGGTGCACGGTGGCGGCCTCGCCGCGATCGCGGGACGGCCGGACCTGAGCGTTGTGCCGCCGTTCTCGATGGCACCCTCCCTTCACGAGATCGCGCTGGGCGCCGCGTACACGGTGGGAGACGAACGATCCCGTAGGCAACTGTCGACGATGCTCACCGAGTTGCTCGGCATGGCCGCCGACGGACGGCTGGACCCGATGGTGACCCGAACCCTGCCCCTGGAAGACGTGCCGGCGGCGCTGACCGAACTGGCGGGCCGTCGGGTCCGGGGCAAGCTCGTCCAGGTATTCGCCTGA
- a CDS encoding TetR/AcrR family transcriptional regulator, with product MRATVLTVTGKPDLRERRRLATQTDIEDAALDLFERQGYERTTVQEIAAAAGVSQSTFFRHFATKEDAALGPNRAFESALVARLGDTKAGVLTFRDVEEAVAGVLGALSADPGDVIGRMRRVRGLLTRDMALRSAALRREAEQCQRFQRLLADATGAETVDLRARVMAETVSATLRAAFDEWVSRRAPEGGADLVEVYRITCARLRDVASD from the coding sequence GTGCGTGCTACCGTCTTGACTGTGACTGGTAAGCCGGATCTACGAGAACGCCGTCGGCTGGCAACCCAGACCGACATCGAAGACGCAGCTCTCGACTTGTTCGAGAGGCAGGGGTACGAGCGCACCACGGTGCAAGAGATCGCGGCGGCGGCCGGTGTCTCGCAGAGCACCTTCTTCAGGCACTTCGCGACGAAGGAGGACGCGGCGCTGGGGCCGAACCGGGCCTTCGAGTCCGCACTCGTCGCGCGTCTGGGCGATACCAAGGCCGGTGTGTTGACCTTTCGGGACGTCGAGGAGGCCGTTGCCGGAGTCCTGGGTGCGCTGAGCGCCGACCCGGGCGACGTGATCGGTCGCATGCGACGGGTCCGCGGTCTGCTCACGCGGGACATGGCCCTGCGCAGCGCGGCACTGCGGCGGGAGGCCGAACAATGTCAACGGTTCCAACGGCTCCTGGCGGATGCCACCGGCGCCGAGACCGTGGACCTGCGAGCCCGGGTGATGGCCGAGACCGTGAGCGCAACGCTGCGCGCCGCGTTCGACGAGTGGGTCTCACGCCGGGCGCCGGAGGGCGGCGCCGATCTGGTCGAGGTCTATCGCATCACCTGCGCCCGCCTGCGTGACGTGGCCTCGGACTGA
- a CDS encoding aldehyde dehydrogenase family protein: MNVPDPTATDAGRPARPVTVRHHIGGEWTEPLGGGTYPDHDPWTGSVMATVAAGDAEDARRAVDAAQAAFAGWADAPPAERQRVLLRASDILDRRREEVLGLLTRETGCGRHYATVQLDFSVSLLRQAAGLPYSAVGQVLPSDIPGTRALAVRQPVGVVAAIAPWNASLVLSGRSIVGPIALGNTVVLKPSEESPLTGGTLWAEIFAEAGLPPGVLNVITHAPGGAGAIADVLLSHPAVRRVNFTGSTPTGRRLAETAGRHLKRIVLQLSGQNPLLVLADADLSYAVDAAIYGAFVHQGQVCMCARRIYVERPIAEEFTRLFTEKAAALPVGDPHDPRTVVGPVINKWALSLLDRRVEEAVSMGARLLTGGTAAPPCYPPTVLTDVPEDAELAFDETFGPVVILETVDDADHAVQRANASRYGLTAGVLTSGTHRGLDIARRLEAGIVHVNDQPVNDEPNMPFGGVKESGWGRFGTTFAADEFTELRWITLRGEPRDFPF, translated from the coding sequence GTGAACGTCCCTGACCCCACGGCGACGGACGCGGGCCGACCGGCCCGCCCGGTCACGGTGCGCCACCACATCGGCGGTGAGTGGACCGAGCCGCTGGGCGGAGGAACCTACCCCGACCATGACCCCTGGACCGGATCCGTCATGGCGACGGTCGCCGCGGGCGACGCCGAGGACGCCCGCCGGGCGGTGGACGCCGCCCAGGCGGCCTTCGCCGGGTGGGCCGACGCGCCGCCGGCCGAGCGGCAGCGGGTCCTGCTGCGCGCGAGCGACATCCTCGACCGCCGCCGCGAGGAGGTCCTTGGCCTGCTGACCAGGGAGACGGGGTGCGGCCGCCACTACGCGACGGTCCAGCTGGACTTCAGCGTCTCGCTGCTCCGCCAGGCCGCCGGACTCCCCTACAGCGCCGTCGGACAGGTGCTCCCCTCGGACATCCCCGGCACCCGTGCGCTCGCCGTCCGCCAGCCGGTCGGAGTCGTCGCGGCCATCGCCCCGTGGAACGCCTCCCTGGTGCTGTCCGGCCGCAGCATCGTCGGCCCGATCGCCCTCGGCAACACGGTCGTCCTCAAGCCGTCCGAGGAATCCCCCCTCACCGGCGGCACACTCTGGGCGGAGATCTTCGCCGAGGCCGGACTCCCGCCGGGCGTCCTCAACGTGATCACCCACGCCCCCGGCGGCGCCGGCGCCATAGCGGACGTGCTCCTCTCCCATCCCGCGGTTCGCCGCGTCAACTTCACCGGCTCCACACCCACCGGCCGCCGCCTCGCCGAGACGGCCGGCCGCCACCTCAAGCGCATCGTCCTCCAGCTCAGCGGCCAGAACCCGCTCCTCGTCCTCGCCGACGCCGACCTGTCCTACGCGGTCGACGCCGCGATCTACGGCGCGTTCGTGCACCAGGGGCAGGTGTGCATGTGCGCCCGCCGTATCTACGTCGAGAGGCCGATCGCGGAGGAGTTCACCCGCCTCTTCACCGAGAAGGCGGCGGCTCTGCCCGTCGGCGACCCGCACGATCCTCGCACCGTGGTCGGGCCGGTGATCAACAAATGGGCGCTGTCCCTCCTGGATCGCCGCGTCGAGGAGGCCGTCTCGATGGGCGCCCGTCTCCTCACCGGGGGCACGGCCGCCCCGCCGTGTTACCCGCCCACCGTCCTGACCGATGTGCCCGAGGACGCCGAACTCGCCTTCGACGAGACCTTCGGCCCGGTCGTGATCCTGGAGACGGTCGACGACGCCGACCATGCGGTGCAGCGCGCGAACGCCTCCCGCTACGGGCTGACCGCAGGTGTCCTGACCAGCGGCACCCATCGTGGACTGGACATCGCTCGCCGTCTCGAGGCGGGGATCGTGCATGTCAACGACCAACCGGTCAACGACGAGCCGAACATGCCCTTCGGGGGTGTGAAGGAGAGCGGCTGGGGCCGATTCGGCACGACCTTCGCGGCAGACGAATTCACCGAACTCCGCTGGATCACGCTGCGCGGAGAGCCTCGCGACTTCCCGTTCTGA
- a CDS encoding branched-chain amino acid ABC transporter permease, with product MTTAAAPAPPGAWSVQRAGLASRIGSSALVLVAIALFAVPQVLSANVVQQLTSLLIFLILAVMWNALAGYAGLVSVGQQAFIGFGAYGTIFLTQHGVHPYLAVVLASLASAVLAAVLSLLVLRLRGGQFAVGTWVVAEAIALFVMLDQSLGGGTGVSLQGLNGYAPEVRRAFTYWLTLAFAVLLLVLLSLLLRHRIGAALQAIRDDEDAAASLGVRVRPLKLMLVVLAGFGCGAAGALTLANTLFIQPQSIFGVQWSAYMIFMVLVGGIGTFEGPIIGAVLFFAVQYFLADQGAWYLIGLGLTAVAFALFLPRGLWSLLNDRLHVQLLPVGYHLRRQGARPQPSSRET from the coding sequence ATGACCACAGCAGCCGCCCCCGCCCCGCCCGGCGCATGGTCCGTCCAGCGTGCCGGCCTGGCGTCCCGCATCGGTTCCAGTGCCCTCGTCCTCGTCGCGATCGCCCTGTTCGCCGTTCCCCAGGTGCTCAGCGCGAACGTCGTCCAGCAGCTCACCAGCCTGCTGATCTTCCTCATCCTCGCCGTCATGTGGAACGCCCTGGCCGGGTACGCCGGGCTCGTCTCGGTCGGCCAGCAGGCGTTCATCGGATTCGGCGCGTACGGCACCATCTTCCTCACCCAGCACGGCGTACACCCGTACCTCGCCGTCGTCTTGGCATCCCTGGCCTCCGCCGTGCTCGCGGCGGTGCTCTCCCTGCTCGTCCTGCGGCTGCGCGGCGGCCAGTTCGCCGTGGGCACCTGGGTCGTCGCCGAGGCGATCGCCCTGTTCGTCATGCTCGACCAGAGCCTCGGAGGCGGAACCGGAGTCTCCCTTCAGGGGCTGAACGGTTATGCCCCCGAGGTGCGCCGCGCCTTCACCTACTGGCTCACCCTCGCCTTCGCCGTCCTCCTGCTCGTCCTGCTCTCTCTCCTGCTGCGGCACCGCATCGGAGCCGCCCTGCAGGCGATCCGCGATGACGAGGACGCCGCCGCCTCGCTCGGCGTGCGGGTCAGGCCGCTCAAGCTCATGCTGGTCGTCCTCGCCGGCTTCGGATGCGGTGCTGCGGGCGCCCTCACGCTGGCCAACACCCTGTTCATCCAGCCCCAGTCGATCTTCGGGGTGCAGTGGTCGGCGTACATGATCTTCATGGTGCTGGTCGGTGGCATCGGCACCTTCGAGGGACCGATCATCGGCGCCGTCCTCTTCTTCGCCGTGCAGTACTTCCTCGCCGACCAGGGAGCCTGGTACCTCATCGGGCTCGGCCTGACCGCCGTCGCCTTCGCCCTCTTCCTCCCACGCGGGCTGTGGAGTCTGCTGAACGACCGGCTGCACGTCCAGTTGCTACCCGTCGGTTACCATCTGCGGCGGCAGGGGGCCCGTCCCCAGCCGTCATCGAGGGAGACTTGA
- a CDS encoding branched-chain amino acid ABC transporter permease, translating to MSWINAIVQGLFLGGLYALFACGLSLLFGVMRIINLAHGDLAVLGAFGVWWVSTQADVSPFLALLAVLPVMLALGYVLQRTVLARSLRGGELTPLLTTFGLAIVLQNALLQIFSPDVRSLGPSVGSLSTGSWKITDQLSVPYLGVLILAVAVAVLGALQFLLQRTGFGREMRATAQDPDTAALVGVPAASVYARAAAIAVAVAALAGTFLALHSTFDASSGPTQLVFAFEAVVIGGLGSLWGTLTGGVVLGVAQTLGAQIDPQYSILAGHLVFLVILAGPRGRFIATRRAHA from the coding sequence ATGAGCTGGATCAACGCCATCGTCCAGGGCCTCTTCCTCGGCGGCCTGTACGCACTCTTCGCCTGCGGCCTGTCCCTGCTGTTCGGCGTCATGCGCATCATCAACCTCGCCCACGGCGACCTCGCCGTCCTCGGCGCGTTCGGGGTCTGGTGGGTCTCCACCCAGGCCGACGTGTCACCGTTCCTGGCGCTGCTCGCGGTCCTCCCGGTGATGCTCGCCCTCGGCTACGTCCTCCAGCGCACCGTCCTGGCCCGCAGCCTGCGCGGCGGAGAACTCACCCCTCTGCTGACGACCTTCGGACTCGCCATCGTCCTGCAGAACGCCCTGCTGCAGATCTTCTCCCCGGACGTGCGCTCCCTGGGCCCGTCCGTGGGCTCACTGTCGACCGGCAGCTGGAAGATCACCGACCAGTTGTCCGTCCCGTACCTCGGCGTGCTGATCCTCGCCGTCGCCGTCGCGGTCCTCGGCGCACTCCAGTTCCTGCTGCAACGCACCGGATTCGGCCGGGAGATGCGTGCCACCGCCCAGGACCCGGACACCGCGGCGCTCGTGGGCGTACCGGCGGCGTCCGTCTACGCCCGCGCCGCCGCGATCGCCGTCGCGGTGGCCGCCCTGGCCGGGACCTTCCTGGCCCTCCACTCCACCTTCGACGCCTCCAGCGGCCCGACCCAGCTCGTCTTCGCCTTTGAAGCGGTCGTCATCGGCGGTCTCGGTTCCCTGTGGGGCACGCTGACCGGCGGCGTCGTCCTCGGCGTCGCCCAGACCCTCGGCGCCCAGATCGATCCGCAGTACTCGATCCTCGCCGGCCACCTGGTCTTCCTCGTCATCCTGGCCGGCCCCCGCGGCCGGTTCATCGCCACCCGGAGAGCCCACGCATGA
- a CDS encoding ABC transporter ATP-binding protein codes for MADLLHVSRLDARHGLLPAVRELLLTVSDGEAVALVGANGAGKSTLLRTVAGAHPAAGGTVTFDGDDITGLVAHRRVARGLALVPEGRKLFPDLTVEENLLVAGRRARPGPWSVDTVLDAFPLLRPIRHKRAGSLSGGQQQATSIGRALMTNPRLLLVDEVSLGLAPVAVDAVYESLTALIADGATVVLVEQDLSRAMSVADRVVCMLEGRAVLDAPVGEVTRDQVTDAYFGLGRVSPASAAVDTPAAHPTPERT; via the coding sequence ATGGCTGACCTGCTGCACGTCTCCCGCCTCGACGCCCGCCACGGACTCCTCCCCGCGGTACGGGAACTGTTGCTGACGGTGTCCGACGGCGAGGCCGTCGCCCTGGTGGGCGCCAACGGGGCCGGAAAATCAACCCTGTTGCGCACAGTGGCCGGGGCCCACCCGGCCGCCGGGGGAACCGTCACCTTCGACGGAGACGACATCACCGGCCTGGTGGCGCACCGACGCGTGGCACGTGGCCTGGCCCTCGTCCCCGAAGGCCGCAAGCTCTTCCCCGACCTCACCGTCGAGGAGAACCTGCTTGTCGCCGGCCGACGCGCCAGGCCCGGACCATGGAGCGTCGACACCGTCCTGGACGCCTTCCCACTCCTGCGGCCGATCCGCCACAAGCGGGCCGGCAGTCTGTCCGGTGGCCAGCAGCAGGCCACCTCCATCGGCCGCGCCCTGATGACCAACCCCAGGCTGCTGCTGGTCGACGAGGTCTCGCTCGGCCTCGCACCGGTCGCCGTCGACGCCGTCTACGAGTCGCTCACGGCACTCATCGCCGACGGCGCCACCGTCGTCCTGGTCGAGCAGGACCTCAGCCGCGCGATGTCGGTGGCGGACCGCGTGGTCTGCATGCTCGAGGGCCGCGCCGTCCTCGACGCCCCCGTCGGCGAGGTCACCCGCGACCAGGTCACCGACGCCTACTTCGGCCTCGGCCGTGTCAGTCCGGCCTCCGCCGCGGTCGACACACCGGCGGCCCACCCCACTCCGGAGCGGACATGA
- a CDS encoding ABC transporter ATP-binding protein: MSAVRTPAADATRTEDSPPVLVGAGLTLNYSDLRVLDGVDFRVGAGEAVGIVGPNGAGKTTLLNALAGSVTPDRGTIHLDGNEVTSLRPESRCRQGIGRAFQIPRPFGGMTVLENVLVGASYGTRLSRRAAHQRCVEVLELCGLIDLANRRAESLGLLHRKRLELARSLATDPRVLLLDEIGGGLTDAEAAELVGTIKQLRTLGISIVWIEHIVHILVQVIDRLVCMDAGRVLAEGEPQAVLRDAHVVDAYLGRGSHG, translated from the coding sequence ATGAGTGCCGTGCGCACCCCGGCAGCGGACGCCACGAGGACGGAGGACTCACCGCCCGTCCTCGTGGGCGCCGGCCTGACCCTGAATTACAGCGACCTGCGTGTCCTCGACGGAGTCGACTTCCGCGTCGGCGCCGGTGAGGCGGTCGGCATCGTCGGCCCCAACGGCGCCGGGAAGACCACCCTGTTGAACGCCCTGGCCGGATCGGTGACACCGGACCGGGGCACCATCCACCTCGACGGCAACGAAGTCACCTCACTCCGGCCGGAGTCGAGGTGCCGCCAGGGGATCGGCCGGGCGTTCCAGATCCCGCGCCCCTTCGGCGGGATGACCGTTCTCGAGAACGTCCTCGTCGGCGCCTCGTACGGCACCCGGCTGTCACGGCGCGCCGCCCACCAGCGGTGCGTCGAGGTCCTGGAACTCTGCGGTCTGATCGACCTCGCCAACCGGCGCGCCGAGAGCCTCGGCCTGTTGCACCGCAAACGGCTCGAACTCGCCCGCTCCCTGGCGACCGACCCGCGCGTCCTGCTCCTCGACGAGATCGGTGGCGGCCTCACCGACGCCGAGGCCGCCGAACTCGTCGGCACCATCAAGCAGTTGCGGACCCTCGGCATCAGCATCGTGTGGATCGAGCACATCGTCCACATCCTGGTGCAGGTCATCGACCGCCTGGTGTGCATGGACGCCGGACGGGTCCTCGCCGAGGGCGAGCCTCAGGCGGTCCTGCGCGACGCCCACGTCGTCGACGCCTACCTGGGAAGGGGCAGCCATGGCTGA